The Pseudomonas kermanshahensis genome includes a window with the following:
- a CDS encoding ubiquinone biosynthesis accessory factor UbiJ, protein MLLAGLLASVEHGLNRVLRMDSTALPRLAALEGKVIEIDCRQPALQVFILPDEDGLMLAAHWEGEVDCSLRAPAGSLAQLALAKDKTAVLHSPQVELHGDSAVLLDLFGVLQDLELDWEHELQRWLGPVATALLAGHLRLRARWTRQGLTRFSQNLSEYLAEESRTLVGKREAEAAFSELDTLKVDIERLEARLQRLSRSLDTSDNA, encoded by the coding sequence GCTCGCCAGCGTCGAACATGGCCTGAACCGCGTCCTGCGCATGGACAGCACGGCGCTGCCGCGGCTGGCCGCGCTCGAAGGCAAGGTCATCGAGATCGATTGCCGTCAGCCGGCCCTGCAGGTGTTCATCCTGCCCGATGAAGACGGCCTGATGCTGGCCGCGCACTGGGAGGGCGAGGTCGACTGTAGCCTGCGCGCCCCTGCCGGCAGCCTGGCGCAACTGGCCCTGGCCAAGGACAAGACCGCCGTGCTGCACAGCCCGCAGGTCGAGCTGCATGGCGATAGCGCTGTGTTGCTCGACCTGTTCGGCGTGCTGCAAGACCTTGAACTGGACTGGGAGCACGAGCTGCAGCGCTGGCTCGGCCCGGTGGCCACAGCGTTGCTGGCCGGCCACCTCCGCCTGCGCGCGCGCTGGACCCGCCAGGGCCTGACGCGCTTCAGCCAGAACCTCTCCGAGTACCTGGCCGAAGAGTCGCGCACCCTGGTCGGCAAACGCGAAGCCGAAGCCGCCTTCAGCGAGCTCGATACCCTGAAGGTCGATATAGAACGCCTCGAGGCGCGCCTGCAGCGCCTCTCCCGATCCCTTGATACCAGCGATAACGCATGA
- the ubiB gene encoding ubiquinone biosynthesis regulatory protein kinase UbiB — MKLLAVRRLFRIQRVVIRYRLDDLLFDLPLPWWLMSLRLLMPWRWLPRKPSALSRGARLRLALQDLGPIFIKFGQLLSTRRDLLPTDIADELMGLQDRVPPFDPKQAVALIEEQLGAKVGELFSRFDVEPLASASVAQVHAARLKSGEEVVVKVVRPGLKPVIAQDLAWLFLIAKGAERVSADARRLHPVEVVNDYEKTIYDELDLLREAANASQLRRNFEASELMYVPQVYWDLCRPKVLVMERIYGVPVTDMATLADQRTDMKLLAERGVEVFFTQVFRDSFFHADMHPGNIFVSTVKPWSPQYIAIDCGIVGSLTSEDQDYLARNLFAFFKRDYRRVAQLHIDSGWVPAHTKVNEFEAAIRTVCEPIFEKPLKDISFGQVLMRLFQTARRFNMEVQPQLVLLQKTLLNIEGLGRQLYPDLDLWSTAKPFLERWMRERYSPKAMVGNLYSQAEQLPHLAGMTRDLLERLSQPHLHDPQLPERRRQGDRWALRLLGAGLLGGGAVLAAGAAEAASLAAPAAWPAWLMLAAGLYLIVRQ, encoded by the coding sequence ATGAAGCTGCTCGCCGTCCGCCGTCTCTTTCGCATCCAGCGTGTGGTGATCCGCTACCGTCTCGATGACCTGTTGTTCGACCTGCCCCTGCCCTGGTGGCTGATGAGCCTGCGCCTGCTGATGCCTTGGCGCTGGCTGCCGCGCAAGCCCTCCGCGCTCAGCCGCGGTGCGCGTCTGCGCCTGGCGCTGCAGGACCTGGGGCCGATTTTCATCAAGTTCGGCCAGCTGTTGTCCACGCGCCGCGACCTGCTGCCCACCGACATCGCCGACGAATTGATGGGGCTGCAAGACCGCGTGCCGCCGTTCGACCCGAAACAGGCCGTTGCATTGATCGAAGAACAGCTCGGCGCCAAGGTCGGCGAGCTGTTCAGCCGCTTCGACGTCGAGCCACTGGCCTCGGCCTCGGTGGCCCAGGTACACGCCGCCCGCCTGAAAAGCGGCGAAGAAGTCGTGGTCAAGGTGGTCCGCCCGGGCCTCAAGCCGGTCATCGCTCAAGACCTGGCCTGGTTGTTCCTGATCGCCAAGGGCGCCGAGCGGGTGTCTGCCGACGCCCGCCGCCTGCACCCGGTGGAGGTGGTCAACGATTACGAAAAGACCATCTACGACGAACTCGACCTGCTTCGCGAGGCGGCCAACGCCAGCCAGCTGCGGCGCAACTTCGAAGCCTCCGAGCTGATGTACGTGCCCCAGGTGTACTGGGACCTGTGCCGGCCCAAGGTGCTGGTGATGGAGCGTATCTACGGCGTGCCGGTCACCGACATGGCGACCCTGGCCGACCAGCGCACCGACATGAAGCTGCTGGCCGAACGGGGTGTGGAGGTGTTCTTCACCCAGGTGTTCCGCGACAGCTTCTTCCATGCCGACATGCACCCCGGCAACATCTTCGTCAGCACGGTCAAGCCGTGGAGCCCGCAGTACATCGCCATCGACTGCGGCATCGTCGGCAGCCTCACGTCGGAAGACCAGGACTACCTGGCGCGCAACCTGTTTGCCTTCTTCAAGCGTGACTACCGCCGCGTTGCGCAACTGCACATCGATTCGGGTTGGGTGCCGGCGCACACCAAGGTCAACGAATTCGAGGCGGCGATCCGTACGGTGTGCGAGCCGATCTTCGAAAAACCGTTGAAAGATATTTCCTTCGGCCAGGTGCTGATGCGCCTGTTCCAGACCGCCCGGCGCTTCAACATGGAAGTCCAGCCTCAGCTGGTGCTGTTGCAGAAGACCTTGCTCAACATCGAAGGCCTGGGCCGTCAGCTCTACCCGGACCTGGACCTGTGGAGCACCGCCAAGCCGTTCCTGGAACGCTGGATGCGCGAGCGCTACAGCCCCAAGGCCATGGTCGGCAACCTGTACAGCCAGGCCGAGCAGCTGCCGCACCTGGCCGGCATGACCCGCGACCTGCTTGAGCGCCTGTCGCAACCGCACCTGCACGACCCGCAGTTGCCCGAGCGCCGCCGCCAAGGTGACCGCTGGGCGCTGCGCCTGCTGGGCGCAGGTTTGCTCGGGGGGGGCGCGGTGCTGGCCGCAGGCGCCGCCGAGGCCGCCAGCCTGGCCGCCCCGGCCGCTTGGCCAGCCTGGCTGATGCTGGCCGCCGGCCTTTACCTGATCGTGCGCCAATAG
- the hisI gene encoding phosphoribosyl-AMP cyclohydrolase, whose protein sequence is MKDWLDEIKWNSDGLVPAIAQDHKTGRVLMMAWMNRESLALTAAEQRAIYWSRSRGKLWRKGEESGHVQKLHEMRLDCDADVIILMVEQLGHIACHTGRESCFYRVFEDGQWKTVDPVLKDPDAIYSAGH, encoded by the coding sequence ATGAAAGACTGGCTGGACGAGATCAAGTGGAACAGCGACGGCCTGGTACCGGCCATTGCCCAGGACCACAAGACCGGACGCGTGCTGATGATGGCCTGGATGAACCGCGAGTCCCTGGCCCTGACCGCCGCCGAGCAACGCGCCATCTACTGGTCGCGCTCGCGTGGCAAGCTGTGGCGCAAGGGCGAGGAATCTGGCCATGTGCAAAAACTGCACGAAATGCGCCTGGACTGTGATGCCGACGTGATCATCCTGATGGTCGAGCAACTGGGCCATATCGCCTGCCATACCGGCCGCGAAAGCTGCTTCTACCGCGTCTTCGAAGACGGCCAGTGGAAAACCGTCGACCCGGTCCTGAAGGACCCGGACGCCATTTATAGCGCAGGACACTGA
- a CDS encoding phosphoribosyl-ATP diphosphatase, which yields MSDTLNRLADVLEQRKHAAPDSSYVASLHHKGLNKILEKLGEESIETIIAAKDAAVSKDYSDVIYETADLWFHSLVMLSALGQHPQAVLDELERRFGLSGHDEKAARQPSA from the coding sequence ATGAGCGACACCCTCAACCGCCTGGCCGACGTGCTGGAACAACGCAAGCACGCGGCACCCGACAGCTCCTACGTGGCAAGCCTGCATCACAAGGGCTTGAACAAGATCCTCGAAAAGCTCGGCGAAGAGTCCATCGAAACGATCATCGCCGCCAAGGACGCCGCTGTCAGCAAGGATTACAGCGATGTCATCTATGAAACCGCCGACCTGTGGTTTCATAGCTTGGTCATGCTCAGCGCGTTGGGGCAACACCCACAGGCCGTGCTCGATGAACTGGAGCGCCGTTTCGGGCTTTCCGGGCATGACGAGAAGGCTGCGCGTCAACCTTCCGCCTGA
- a CDS encoding twin-arginine translocase TatA/TatE family subunit, with product MGIFDWKHWIVLLVVVVLVFGTKKLKNFGSDLGESIKGFRKAMNDEENKPAEQTPPPAQPVPPVQNTAQQPQGHTIEGQAQPVQEPQRKD from the coding sequence ATGGGTATCTTTGACTGGAAACATTGGATTGTCCTGCTGGTCGTCGTCGTTTTGGTGTTCGGCACCAAGAAGCTGAAAAACTTCGGCAGCGACCTCGGCGAGTCGATCAAAGGCTTCCGCAAGGCCATGAACGACGAAGAAAACAAGCCGGCCGAGCAGACCCCGCCGCCTGCCCAGCCCGTGCCACCGGTGCAGAACACTGCACAACAGCCCCAGGGCCACACCATTGAAGGCCAGGCCCAACCGGTCCAAGAGCCGCAGCGGAAAGACTGA
- the tatB gene encoding Sec-independent protein translocase protein TatB → MFGISFSELLLVGLVALLVLGPERLPGAARTAGLWIGRLKRSFNSIKMEVEREIGADDIRRQLHNEHILQMEEQARRILNPQTPPVQPPVTTATVQPPAGLEATPDATPAAPTAPAAPSEPPQPPRAP, encoded by the coding sequence ATGTTCGGCATCAGTTTCAGTGAGTTGCTGCTGGTAGGCCTTGTCGCCTTGCTGGTGCTCGGCCCCGAGCGCCTGCCGGGCGCCGCCCGCACGGCAGGGCTGTGGATCGGCCGCCTCAAGCGCAGCTTCAACAGCATCAAGATGGAAGTCGAGCGCGAGATCGGTGCCGACGATATCCGTCGCCAGCTGCACAACGAGCACATCCTGCAAATGGAAGAGCAAGCCCGGCGCATCCTCAACCCCCAGACGCCGCCGGTGCAGCCCCCTGTCACCACGGCCACGGTGCAGCCGCCCGCTGGGCTCGAAGCCACGCCAGACGCTACGCCGGCCGCCCCGACAGCGCCGGCCGCCCCCTCTGAACCGCCACAACCGCCGCGAGCCCCATGA
- the tatC gene encoding twin-arginine translocase subunit TatC — MSENPEHDQPMPLVSHLTELRTRLLRCVAVIFLIFAGLFSFAQQIYTLVSAPLRDHLPANATMIATDVASPFLTPFKLTMIVSLFLAIPFILQQIWGFIAPGLYRHEKRIAIPLLVSSIFLFYAGMAFAYFLVFPLIFGFFASATPEGVSMMTDIASYLDFVMTLFFAFGVAFEIPVAVVLLVWIGVVDVKYLKKVRPYVIIGCFVVGMVLTPPDIFSQTLLAVPMWLLFEVGVLCGSLIRKRGAHDEAANDHNDQPPATQP, encoded by the coding sequence ATGAGCGAAAATCCGGAACACGACCAGCCCATGCCGCTGGTCTCGCACCTGACTGAACTGCGCACCCGCCTGTTGCGCTGTGTCGCCGTCATCTTCCTGATATTTGCCGGGTTGTTCTCCTTCGCCCAGCAGATCTACACCCTGGTGTCCGCGCCGCTGCGCGACCACCTGCCGGCCAATGCAACGATGATCGCCACCGACGTGGCATCGCCGTTCCTCACGCCGTTCAAGCTGACCATGATCGTTTCGCTGTTCCTGGCGATCCCGTTCATCCTTCAGCAGATCTGGGGCTTTATCGCACCTGGCCTGTATCGCCACGAAAAACGCATTGCCATACCCCTGCTGGTGTCGAGCATCTTCCTGTTCTACGCCGGCATGGCCTTCGCCTATTTCCTGGTGTTCCCGCTGATTTTCGGCTTCTTCGCCAGCGCCACGCCCGAGGGTGTGTCGATGATGACCGACATCGCCAGCTACCTCGACTTCGTCATGACCCTGTTCTTCGCCTTTGGCGTCGCCTTCGAGATCCCGGTCGCCGTGGTGCTGCTGGTGTGGATCGGCGTGGTCGACGTGAAGTACCTGAAGAAGGTTCGCCCCTACGTGATCATCGGCTGCTTCGTGGTCGGCATGGTCCTGACCCCGCCAGACATCTTCTCGCAGACCCTGCTGGCCGTGCCCATGTGGCTGTTGTTTGAGGTCGGCGTGCTGTGTGGCAGCCTGATCCGCAAGCGCGGCGCGCACGATGAAGCGGCCAACGATCACAACGACCAGCCGCCAGCGACGCAACCGTGA
- a CDS encoding 16S rRNA (uracil(1498)-N(3))-methyltransferase: MNLLLLEEADFIAADRVVLADRRFTHMQEIHKVAVGDSLRVGQVNGLMGRATVVRLEGHEAELHVGFDQPPPAKLPLTLVLAVPRPKMLRRLFQTIATLGVPRLILVNSYKVEKSFWQTPFLNPDSIRENLILGLEQARDTVLPEVIIEKRFKPFVEDRLPAIAEGTLGLVGHPGPYPACPRAVEQTVTLAIGPEGGWIPYEVELLGKAGLAPVQLGERILRVETAVTALLSRIF, from the coding sequence GTGAACCTGCTGCTACTTGAAGAAGCCGATTTCATCGCGGCCGACCGCGTGGTGCTGGCCGACCGGCGTTTCACCCACATGCAGGAGATCCACAAGGTCGCGGTGGGCGATAGCCTGCGCGTCGGCCAGGTCAACGGCTTGATGGGCCGCGCCACCGTGGTGCGCCTGGAAGGCCATGAGGCAGAACTGCACGTCGGCTTCGACCAGCCACCGCCCGCCAAGCTACCGCTGACCCTGGTGCTGGCCGTGCCGCGGCCAAAAATGCTGCGCCGGCTGTTCCAGACCATTGCCACGCTGGGTGTACCGCGCCTGATTCTGGTGAACAGCTACAAGGTCGAGAAGAGCTTCTGGCAAACGCCGTTCCTCAACCCCGACAGCATTCGTGAAAACCTCATCCTGGGCCTGGAGCAGGCACGCGACACCGTGCTGCCCGAGGTGATCATCGAGAAGCGCTTCAAGCCCTTCGTCGAAGACCGCCTGCCCGCCATTGCCGAAGGCACGCTGGGCCTGGTGGGCCACCCGGGCCCCTACCCCGCCTGCCCGCGCGCCGTCGAACAAACGGTCACCCTGGCCATTGGCCCCGAGGGCGGCTGGATCCCCTACGAGGTCGAGCTGCTGGGCAAGGCTGGCCTGGCACCGGTGCAACTGGGCGAGCGCATCCTGCGCGTAGAGACTGCCGTGACCGCGCTGCTGTCGCGCATTTTCTGA
- a CDS encoding methyl-accepting chemotaxis protein, whose translation MNQMTATVHEVARSAEQASEAALMADQQAREGDRVVGEAVAQIERLACEVANSSEAMNQLKAESDKIGSVLDVIKSVAQQTNLLALNAAIEAARAGEAGRGFAVVADEVRSLAQRTQQSTEEIEELIAGLQSGTQRVASVMDNSRQLTDSSVELTRRAGGSLETITRTVSSIQAMNQQIATAAEEQTAVAEEINRSVMNVRDISDQTSAASEETASSSVELARLGTHLQGLVGRFRL comes from the coding sequence ATGAACCAGATGACCGCCACCGTGCACGAGGTGGCGCGTAGCGCCGAGCAGGCCTCGGAAGCGGCTCTGATGGCCGACCAGCAGGCCCGCGAGGGCGACCGGGTGGTGGGTGAAGCGGTGGCGCAGATCGAACGCCTGGCCTGCGAAGTGGCCAACTCCAGCGAAGCGATGAACCAGCTCAAGGCCGAGAGCGACAAGATCGGCAGCGTCCTTGATGTGATCAAGTCGGTGGCCCAGCAGACCAACCTGCTGGCCCTTAACGCGGCAATCGAAGCGGCACGCGCAGGTGAAGCCGGGCGGGGCTTCGCCGTGGTGGCGGACGAAGTGCGCAGCCTGGCCCAGCGCACGCAACAGTCGACCGAAGAAATCGAAGAGTTGATCGCCGGCCTGCAAAGCGGCACCCAGCGCGTGGCCAGCGTGATGGACAACAGCCGCCAGCTGACCGACAGCAGCGTCGAACTGACCCGCCGCGCGGGCGGCTCGCTGGAGACCATCACCCGGACGGTATCGTCGATCCAGGCGATGAACCAGCAAATAGCCACAGCGGCAGAGGAACAGACGGCCGTGGCCGAGGAGATCAACCGCAGCGTGATGAATGTGCGGGACATCTCTGACCAGACGTCGGCGGCCAGTGAAGAGACGGCCAGTTCCAGTGTCGAGTTGGCGCGGTTGGGTACGCACCTCCAGGGGTTGGTCGGACGGTTCCGGCTCTGA
- a CDS encoding methyl-accepting chemotaxis protein: protein MSATVQEVAQNAEQASMAATNADQQAQMGDQVVAEAIGRIEQLAGQMDHCLAAMQHLAGESQRIGSILDVIKSVSEQTNLLALNAAIEAARAGEAGRGFAVVADEVRGLAQRTSTATEEIGQLIDSLHSGTDEVNRLLDSSKSLTEQSVELSRKAGHALGQITDTVSSIQGMNQQIATASEEQSVVAEQINRSVLNVRDVSDQTSAASEQTAASSGELEQLGRQLRGMVGRFSL, encoded by the coding sequence ATGAGCGCGACGGTGCAGGAAGTCGCGCAAAATGCCGAGCAGGCCTCCATGGCCGCGACCAACGCCGACCAGCAGGCGCAGATGGGCGACCAGGTGGTGGCCGAAGCCATCGGCCGCATCGAGCAACTGGCCGGGCAGATGGACCATTGCCTGGCGGCCATGCAGCACCTGGCGGGCGAGAGCCAACGCATTGGCAGCATCCTCGATGTGATCAAGTCGGTGTCCGAACAGACCAACCTGCTTGCCTTGAACGCGGCGATCGAAGCCGCACGGGCCGGTGAAGCCGGGCGTGGCTTTGCCGTGGTGGCCGATGAGGTGCGGGGTTTGGCCCAGCGTACCTCGACGGCAACCGAGGAGATCGGGCAGCTGATCGACAGCCTGCACAGCGGTACTGACGAAGTGAACCGTTTACTGGACAGCAGCAAGAGCCTGACCGAGCAGAGCGTGGAGCTGAGCCGCAAGGCCGGGCATGCGCTGGGGCAGATCACCGACACGGTGTCGAGTATCCAGGGCATGAACCAGCAGATTGCCACGGCCAGTGAAGAGCAAAGCGTGGTGGCCGAGCAAATCAACCGCAGTGTGCTGAATGTGCGCGATGTGTCGGACCAGACCAGCGCGGCCAGCGAACAGACGGCGGCGTCAAGCGGGGAGCTGGAGCAGTTGGGGCGGCAGTTGCGGGGGATGGTGGGGCGGTTCAGCCTTTAA
- a CDS encoding amino acid ABC transporter ATP-binding protein, whose protein sequence is MIEVRDLVKVFDTRGHVVRAVDNVTTRVAKAEVVVVLGPSGSGKSTFLRCLNGLEHFDEGVVAIDGLQLADPKTDINAYRREVGMVFQHFNLFPHMTVLENLCLAQKVVRKRGKAEREAKARALLEKVGISQKANEYPSRLSGGQQQRVAIARALAMEPKVMLFDEPTSALDPEMVGEVLDVMKTLAQEGMTMVCVTHEMGFAREVADRVLFFDHGKLLEDASPAQFFDAPKDPRAQAFLRQVL, encoded by the coding sequence GTGATTGAAGTCCGTGATCTGGTAAAAGTCTTCGACACCCGCGGCCACGTCGTGCGTGCGGTGGACAACGTCACCACGCGCGTGGCCAAGGCCGAAGTGGTGGTGGTGCTTGGCCCGTCGGGGTCGGGCAAGTCGACCTTCCTGCGCTGCCTCAACGGCCTGGAGCATTTCGACGAAGGCGTTGTCGCCATCGACGGCTTGCAACTGGCCGACCCGAAGACCGACATCAACGCCTACCGCCGCGAAGTCGGCATGGTGTTCCAGCATTTCAACCTGTTCCCGCACATGACCGTGCTGGAAAACCTGTGCCTGGCGCAAAAAGTCGTGCGCAAGCGCGGCAAGGCCGAGCGCGAGGCCAAGGCCCGTGCGCTGCTGGAGAAAGTGGGTATTTCGCAGAAAGCCAACGAGTACCCGTCGCGCCTCTCTGGCGGCCAGCAGCAGCGGGTGGCGATTGCCCGGGCCCTGGCGATGGAGCCGAAGGTGATGCTGTTCGACGAGCCGACCTCGGCGCTCGACCCGGAAATGGTCGGCGAGGTGCTGGACGTGATGAAGACCCTGGCCCAGGAAGGCATGACCATGGTCTGCGTCACCCACGAAATGGGCTTTGCCCGTGAAGTGGCGGACCGGGTGCTGTTCTTCGATCACGGCAAATTGCTGGAAGATGCCTCGCCGGCGCAGTTCTTCGATGCACCGAAGGACCCGCGCGCGCAGGCGTTTCTGCGTCAGGTACTGTAA
- a CDS encoding amino acid ABC transporter permease → MIKHKKAQWPWHALTALVLVGLAVSLYLATSMMSYEWRWNRVPQYFAYQAEEAQRAAGYGTVQDIVVSGDTARVTLKEEGGAEQVLDVDSNSLLLSRGDDVAEGDQIGVTRHWAAGPLAWGLWTTLWLSVVSGALGLVIGLFAGLCRLSNNPTLRDLSTVYVELVRGTPLLVQIFIFYFFIGTVLNLSREFAGVAALALFTGAYVAEIVRAGVQSIARGQNEAARSLGLNASQSMRHVILPQAFKRVLPPLAGQFISLVKDTSLVSVIAITELTKSGREAITTSFSTFEIWFCVAGLYLLINLPLSHLASRLERRLAQSD, encoded by the coding sequence GTGATCAAACACAAAAAAGCCCAGTGGCCCTGGCACGCGCTGACCGCGCTGGTGTTGGTGGGCCTGGCAGTCAGCCTGTACCTGGCCACCTCGATGATGTCTTACGAGTGGCGCTGGAACCGCGTCCCGCAATATTTTGCTTACCAGGCCGAAGAAGCCCAGCGCGCGGCCGGCTATGGCACCGTGCAGGACATCGTCGTTTCCGGTGACACTGCCCGCGTAACGCTGAAGGAAGAAGGGGGCGCCGAGCAGGTGCTCGACGTCGACAGCAACAGCCTGCTGCTGAGCCGTGGCGATGATGTGGCTGAGGGCGACCAGATCGGCGTGACCCGCCATTGGGCGGCAGGCCCGTTGGCGTGGGGCCTGTGGACCACGTTGTGGCTGTCGGTGGTGTCCGGTGCCCTGGGCCTGGTGATCGGCCTGTTCGCGGGCCTGTGCCGGCTGTCGAACAACCCGACCCTGCGTGACCTGTCGACCGTTTACGTCGAACTGGTGCGCGGCACACCGCTGCTGGTACAGATTTTCATCTTCTACTTCTTCATCGGCACTGTGCTCAACCTGTCCCGCGAGTTCGCCGGGGTGGCTGCGCTGGCGCTGTTCACCGGCGCCTATGTCGCCGAGATTGTGCGTGCCGGCGTGCAGTCGATTGCCCGCGGCCAGAACGAGGCGGCCCGTTCGCTGGGTTTGAACGCCAGCCAGTCGATGCGCCATGTGATCCTGCCCCAGGCCTTCAAGCGTGTGCTGCCGCCCTTGGCCGGCCAGTTCATCAGCCTGGTCAAGGACACCTCGCTGGTGTCGGTAATTGCCATTACCGAACTGACCAAGAGCGGCCGCGAGGCCATCACCACCTCGTTCTCGACGTTCGAGATCTGGTTCTGCGTGGCAGGCTTGTACCTGCTGATCAACCTGCCGCTGTCGCATTTGGCCAGCCGGCTCGAGCGGAGGCTTGCGCAAAGTGATTGA
- a CDS encoding transporter substrate-binding domain-containing protein, with protein MKKYLSRLLVGVTALVAVSAAQAGAIEDAVKRGTLKVGMDPTYMPFQMTNKRGEIIGFEVDILKAMAKSMGVKLETVSTAYDGIIPALLTDKFDMIGSGMTLTQERNLRLNFSEPFIVVGQTLLIRKELAGEIKTYKDLNNEKYRITSKLGTTGEMVSKKLIGKAKYHGYDNEQEAVMDVVNGKADAFVYDAPYNVVAVEKAGAGKLLFLEEPFTYEPLAFGLKKGDYDSINFINNFLHQIKHDGTYDRIHDKWFKNKDWLKEME; from the coding sequence ATCAAGAAATACCTTTCGCGACTGCTGGTCGGTGTCACCGCCCTGGTCGCGGTCTCGGCAGCCCAGGCTGGCGCCATCGAAGACGCGGTCAAGCGCGGCACCCTGAAAGTGGGCATGGACCCAACCTACATGCCGTTCCAGATGACCAACAAGCGTGGCGAGATCATCGGCTTCGAAGTCGATATCCTCAAGGCCATGGCCAAGTCCATGGGCGTCAAGCTGGAGACGGTCTCCACCGCCTATGATGGCATCATCCCAGCCCTGCTGACCGACAAGTTCGACATGATCGGCAGCGGCATGACCCTGACCCAGGAACGCAACCTGCGCCTGAACTTCAGCGAACCCTTCATCGTGGTCGGTCAGACCCTGCTGATCCGCAAGGAGCTGGCAGGCGAGATCAAGACCTACAAAGACCTGAACAACGAGAAGTACCGCATCACCTCCAAGCTCGGCACCACCGGCGAGATGGTTTCCAAGAAGCTGATCGGCAAAGCCAAGTACCACGGCTATGACAACGAGCAGGAAGCGGTAATGGACGTGGTCAACGGCAAGGCCGATGCCTTCGTCTACGATGCCCCGTACAACGTGGTGGCGGTGGAAAAGGCCGGCGCTGGCAAGCTGCTGTTCCTCGAAGAACCCTTCACCTACGAGCCACTGGCGTTCGGCCTGAAGAAGGGCGACTACGACAGCATCAACTTCATCAACAACTTCCTGCACCAGATCAAGCATGACGGGACCTACGATCGTATCCACGACAAGTGGTTCAAGAACAAGGACTGGCTGAAGGAAATGGAATAA